DNA sequence from the Bacteroidota bacterium genome:
AACCACCAGGTATTTAAAGGGGTTGGTCCCCGACACTTCCATGGCATCAATTTGTTCGGTAACTTTCATTGAACCCAGCTCGGCGCCAATGCTTGAACCAATTTTACCTGCGCAAATAAGAGCCGTTATCATAGGACCGATCTCTCTGACTATTGAAACCGAAACCATTGCCGGCAGCCAGGCCTCCGCGCCAAACTCGGCCAATGTTGGCCGCGATTGGATAGTAAGCACCAACCCCATAATAAACGCGGTGATCCCAACAAGAGATAAAGACTTATAACCAATTATAAATGCCTGTTTGAATAATTCCCTAAACTCCTGGCGCGGCTTAAAAGCTTCAATAAAAAAACGACCTGTAAAACGGGAAATCGCACCAATTTCATCCAAAAAAATACTCCAGGATGTATTCAGCATTTTAAATTTATTAGTCATCTGTGTATATTTTTTATTTCAATTGTCAGATGCCCGCCTGTCGGCAGTCCGCAGACAGGGACAACACTATATTTATCTTGCTTACCTCTTTTAGCGTGATGGCTATTTTATTTACTAACAAAAATGCCTGTATTTATAGCTTGCAGGCATGAATATGATCATAAAGAAACGTGATATTTATCATTAATTTATGTCGAAATTAAAAGATATTTGAAAGAGGTTTATAGTATATTAAAGATATATTTTGAACTAATAGAGTTTATATCGAATAAACTTTTTTGTGGGTTTTAGTGTTTTTGTGTTTTAGTGGCAATTAGATTTTGGCCACTAAAGCACGAAAGCTCTAAACCTGCCGGTCAGGCAGGTTTTTCCCATATATATTTTTGAAATTGTATATAATAATCTAATTCGGGATAATGCAGGTTGATAAAAATATATTTTCAAGGACCTTGGGGTGTAAGAGGTGCAGGAAAATAAATTTAGCTGCTTTATACATATTTTTTACTTCTCTGCTTTGTGCACAGGAAAAACAGGTAAAGCATTATCCCCGAAATACCATTTACGTTGAAGCGCCGGGTTCCAGTTTATTTTATTCGGTCAACTACGAAGCCCGCCTGATAAATAAAAACGGTTTTGGTTTAAGCGCCCGCGTTGGATTAACTGTTTTTCCCAATGTAACACTTGTTCCGGTTGGGATATCAATATTAAAAGGAAAACGAATTAATTTTTTTGAAGGCGGTGCAGCCATTGTGCCCGATTCAGATCAGTACATTAATTATTCCGCTGCACTTGGCTGGAGAAGAAACGGACCAAAAGGTTTATTTACCCGCTGCGGATTCTCTGTGTT
Encoded proteins:
- a CDS encoding ABC transporter permease; the protein is MLNTSWSIFLDEIGAISRFTGRFFIEAFKPRQEFRELFKQAFIIGYKSLSLVGITAFIMGLVLTIQSRPTLAEFGAEAWLPAMVSVSIVREIGPMITALICAGKIGSSIGAELGSMKVTEQIDAMEVSGTNPFKYLVVTRVLASTFMLPMLVIAADTIGLYGSYLFSNQIFEKLTYGDITPSIIKSVFFGFAIGIVGCYKGYNSNKGTEGVGQSANSAVVVSSLLVFIIDLLAVQISDALGLT